From the unidentified bacterial endosymbiont genome, one window contains:
- a CDS encoding helix-turn-helix transcriptional regulator — MQPDITQILTDLLNGTLPLRQVHFANTSSSAPELALQVDFPRLEIVIEGSVEDRAAPVLQQRDVLYVPAGGWNDPQWQTPVTTLSILFGKQQLGFSLVHWNGVEIRNLAKQHVARRGPRIGSFLLQALHEMQMQPHEQQTARLLVTSLLSHCVDLLGSQIQTASRSQALFEAIRVYIDEHFTAPLTRESVAQAFYISPNYLSHLFQKTGAVGFNEYLTNTRLEHARQLLKGYDLKVKEVAHACGFIDSNYFCRLFRKKTERSPSEYRRQYHSQLTGKSVSSE, encoded by the coding sequence ATGCAACCCGATATCACTCAAATCCTGACCGACCTGCTCAACGGCACGTTGCCGCTGCGTCAGGTACATTTTGCCAACACATCCTCTTCCGCCCCTGAACTGGCCCTGCAGGTTGATTTTCCCCGCCTGGAAATCGTGATTGAAGGCTCAGTTGAAGATCGCGCAGCGCCCGTTTTACAACAGCGGGATGTCCTGTATGTACCAGCCGGAGGCTGGAATGACCCGCAGTGGCAAACACCCGTGACAACGTTGAGCATTCTGTTTGGTAAACAGCAGCTTGGGTTTAGCCTTGTGCACTGGAATGGCGTAGAAATTCGCAATCTGGCGAAACAGCATGTTGCACGACGTGGTCCGCGTATCGGCTCGTTCCTGCTTCAGGCGCTCCATGAAATGCAAATGCAGCCTCATGAGCAGCAAACCGCGCGGCTACTTGTCACTAGCCTGCTAAGCCACTGCGTGGATCTGCTGGGCAGCCAGATTCAGACCGCTTCCCGTAGTCAGGCTCTCTTTGAAGCTATCCGCGTCTACATTGATGAACATTTCACCGCCCCTCTAACCCGGGAGTCTGTTGCGCAGGCGTTTTACATCTCGCCTAATTACCTGTCGCATCTTTTTCAGAAAACAGGCGCGGTAGGTTTTAACGAATACCTGACGAACACCCGGCTGGAGCACGCGCGTCAGTTGCTAAAAGGATATGATTTGAAAGTGAAAGAGGTGGCGCATGCCTGCGGATTCATCGACAGTAATTATTTCTGTCGGTTATTCCGTAAAAAAACGGAGCGCTCGCCCTCAGAGTACCGTCGCCAGTATCACAGCCAGCTCACCGGAAAATCGGTTAGTTCAGAGTGA
- a CDS encoding [formate-C-acetyltransferase]-activating enzyme yields MTLFAAQRISCEVVEARVDVARIFNIQRYSLNDGEGIRTVVFFKGCPHRCPWCANPESISAKIETVRRESKCLHCAPCLRDADECPSGAFERIGRDVTLDELEREVMKDDIFFRSSGGGITLSGGEVLMQAPFATTFLQRLRRYGVPTAVETAGDAPLSRLLPLARQCDEVLFDLKMMDPEEAQAVLAMNLSRVLDNFLQLVDAGVNVIPRVPLIPGYTLTETNMARVLAFLLPSGIRQLHLLPFHQYGEPKYRLLGQEWRMRQVSPPTEHEVAAMRLMAEREGFHVTVGG; encoded by the coding sequence ATGACATTATTCGCCGCACAGCGCATCAGCTGTGAAGTTGTTGAAGCGCGTGTTGATGTGGCGCGCATTTTTAACATTCAGCGTTATTCGTTGAATGACGGCGAGGGCATTCGTACGGTGGTCTTTTTTAAAGGCTGCCCTCATCGCTGCCCGTGGTGCGCTAATCCGGAGTCGATTTCCGCCAAAATAGAGACGGTGCGCCGGGAGAGCAAATGCTTGCACTGCGCTCCCTGCCTGCGAGATGCTGACGAGTGCCCGTCGGGCGCGTTTGAGCGCATTGGTCGCGATGTTACGCTGGATGAACTCGAACGTGAGGTAATGAAAGACGATATCTTCTTTCGCTCTTCGGGCGGTGGGATCACGCTTTCTGGTGGGGAAGTGCTGATGCAGGCGCCTTTTGCGACAACCTTTTTGCAGAGGCTACGTCGCTACGGGGTGCCTACCGCCGTTGAAACGGCGGGCGATGCGCCGCTGTCCCGCTTACTGCCCCTGGCTCGACAGTGTGATGAAGTCCTGTTTGATTTGAAAATGATGGACCCGGAGGAAGCGCAGGCTGTGTTGGCAATGAATTTGTCCAGGGTGCTGGATAATTTCCTGCAACTGGTGGACGCGGGGGTAAACGTGATCCCCCGCGTACCGCTCATACCGGGTTATACCCTTACTGAAACCAACATGGCACGCGTGTTGGCGTTTCTGCTACCTTCAGGGATACGCCAGTTGCATTTACTGCCGTTCCATCAGTACGGAGAGCCCAAATACCGTCTGCTGGGGCAGGAGTGGAGGATGCGTCAGGTTAGTCCTCCAACAGAACATGAGGTTGCGGCGATGCGGCTTATGGCGGAGCGTGAAGGATTTCATGTCACCGTAGGAGGGTAA
- a CDS encoding formate C-acetyltransferase: MTNRTQRLKNALFASPREISLERALLYTASHRQTEGQPVIIRRAKATAYILDHVEITIRDEELIAGNRTVKPRAGIMSPEMDPYWLLNELDQFATRPQDRFDISDEVKQVYRDVLYPYWEKRSMKDFINGQMTDEVKAAVGTQIFSINQTDKGQGHIIIDYPRLLNNGLGALVAEMREHCARDTQNTFYTAALILLEASQRHILRYAALAEALAQIGEAPRRAELLTMAKIARHNAEHKPQTFWQACQLFWYMNVILQYESNASSLSIGRFDQYMLPFYQASLRQGAEPAFLQELLESLWVKCNDVVLLRSTSSARYFAGFPTGYTALLGGLTESGRSAVNELSFRCLEAYQSVQLPQPNLGVRVNELIDRPFLLKTAETIRLGTGIPQIFNDEVVVPAFLNRGVSLEDARDYAVVGCVELSIPGKTYGLHDIAMFNLLKVMEIALQENEGNPELSYEGLLEHIRTKINHYIALMVEGSNICDIGHRDWAPVPLLSSFISDCLASGKDITDGGARYNFSGVQGIGIANLSDSLHALKGLVFEQQRLSFDALLALLKANFSAPEGEKVRARLIHRFEKYGNDIDDVDNISAELLRHYCKEVEKYRNPRGGQFTPGSYTVSAHVPLGAVVGATPDGRFAGEQLADGGLSPMLGQDMLGPTAVLKSVSKLDNYLLSNGTLLNVKFTPATLEGDAGLQKLVDFLRAFTRLKLQHIQFNVVNAQTLREAQQRPQDFAGLVVRVAGYSAFFVELSKEIQDDIIRRTAHQL; this comes from the coding sequence ATGACGAATCGTACCCAGCGTTTGAAAAACGCGCTGTTCGCCAGTCCGCGCGAAATCTCGCTTGAACGTGCTTTGCTCTATACCGCCAGCCATCGGCAAACGGAAGGCCAACCGGTTATTATCAGGCGCGCGAAAGCCACGGCGTATATTCTCGATCATGTGGAAATCACGATTCGTGACGAGGAACTGATTGCCGGAAACCGCACCGTTAAGCCGCGCGCCGGGATCATGTCACCTGAGATGGACCCGTACTGGCTGCTAAATGAGCTGGATCAGTTTGCCACACGCCCACAGGACCGCTTCGACATTAGCGATGAAGTTAAACAGGTCTACCGTGACGTTCTCTATCCCTACTGGGAAAAACGGTCGATGAAGGATTTTATCAACGGTCAGATGACGGATGAGGTGAAAGCCGCGGTAGGGACACAGATTTTTAGCATTAACCAGACGGACAAAGGGCAGGGGCATATCATTATTGATTATCCGCGCTTGCTGAATAATGGCCTGGGCGCGCTGGTGGCTGAAATGCGCGAACACTGCGCGCGTGATACCCAGAACACTTTTTATACCGCGGCGTTGATTCTGCTTGAGGCGTCCCAACGTCATATTCTGCGTTACGCAGCCCTGGCTGAAGCGCTAGCCCAGATCGGCGAGGCGCCTCGCCGTGCGGAATTACTGACGATGGCCAAAATTGCGCGGCATAACGCGGAGCATAAGCCGCAAACCTTCTGGCAGGCATGCCAGCTGTTCTGGTACATGAACGTGATTTTGCAGTATGAATCCAACGCCAGCTCGCTCTCCATCGGGCGTTTCGACCAGTATATGCTGCCGTTTTACCAGGCGTCACTCAGGCAGGGTGCAGAGCCTGCATTCCTGCAAGAGCTGCTGGAATCCTTGTGGGTGAAGTGCAACGACGTGGTGCTTTTACGCTCTACCAGCAGCGCCCGCTATTTTGCCGGGTTCCCAACCGGCTATACCGCATTGTTGGGCGGCCTGACGGAAAGCGGGCGCAGTGCGGTGAATGAACTTTCTTTCCGGTGCCTGGAGGCTTACCAGAGCGTTCAGCTTCCTCAGCCAAATCTTGGCGTGCGGGTGAATGAACTTATCGACCGGCCTTTCCTGCTTAAAACAGCGGAGACGATTCGTCTTGGCACCGGTATCCCACAGATTTTCAACGATGAAGTGGTCGTGCCTGCATTTTTGAACCGTGGCGTGTCACTGGAAGATGCGCGTGATTACGCCGTTGTAGGCTGCGTTGAACTGTCAATCCCGGGAAAAACTTACGGCCTGCACGATATCGCCATGTTCAACCTGCTGAAAGTGATGGAGATCGCTTTGCAGGAGAACGAAGGTAATCCTGAACTGAGTTATGAGGGGTTGCTGGAGCATATTCGAACCAAAATTAACCATTACATAGCGCTGATGGTTGAAGGAAGCAATATTTGCGATATCGGCCATCGCGACTGGGCTCCTGTGCCATTGCTCTCCTCTTTTATCAGCGATTGTCTGGCCTCAGGGAAAGACATCACCGACGGTGGCGCGCGCTATAACTTCTCCGGCGTACAGGGGATCGGGATTGCGAATCTGAGCGACTCCCTTCATGCCCTTAAGGGGCTAGTATTCGAACAGCAGCGCTTAAGTTTTGATGCGCTATTAGCCCTATTAAAAGCCAATTTCTCTGCTCCTGAGGGAGAAAAAGTGCGAGCGCGGCTGATTCATCGCTTCGAAAAATACGGCAATGATATCGACGACGTTGACAACATCAGCGCTGAACTGCTGCGCCACTACTGTAAAGAGGTCGAAAAATACCGGAATCCGCGCGGAGGGCAGTTCACGCCAGGATCCTATACCGTGTCCGCTCATGTGCCACTTGGGGCGGTAGTCGGCGCCACGCCGGATGGCCGTTTTGCGGGCGAGCAACTGGCGGACGGCGGGCTTTCACCCATGCTCGGTCAGGACATGCTGGGCCCGACGGCGGTACTGAAATCAGTAAGTAAGCTCGATAATTATCTGTTATCTAACGGGACCTTGCTGAACGTGAAGTTTACACCCGCGACGCTGGAGGGGGATGCCGGGTTGCAAAAACTGGTCGATTTCCTTCGCGCGTTTACCCGGCTTAAATTACAGCATATTCAGTTCAACGTGGTGAATGCCCAAACGCTGCGTGAGGCGCAACAACGTCCACAGGATTTTGCCGGATTGGTTGTGCGGGTTGCCGGGTACAGTGCCTTCTTTGTTGAGCTGTCGAAGGAGATTCAGGATGACATTATTCGCCGCACAGCGCATCAGCTGTGA
- a CDS encoding PTS fructose-like transporter subunit IIB: MARIIAVTACPSGVAHTYMAAEALESAAKAKGWDVKVETQGSIGLENELTMEDVAAADMVILTKDIGIKFEERFVSKTIVRVNISDAVKRADAIMNKIDAHLAQTA, encoded by the coding sequence ATGGCTCGAATTATTGCAGTAACGGCATGTCCGTCTGGCGTTGCACATACCTATATGGCTGCAGAAGCGCTGGAAAGTGCCGCTAAAGCCAAAGGCTGGGACGTGAAGGTTGAAACGCAGGGGTCGATTGGTCTTGAAAACGAGTTAACCATGGAAGACGTTGCCGCTGCGGATATGGTGATCCTGACCAAAGATATCGGCATTAAATTCGAAGAACGTTTTGTGAGTAAAACTATTGTACGCGTCAATATCAGCGACGCGGTAAAGCGTGCCGACGCCATCATGAACAAAATCGATGCTCACCTGGCACAAACAGCCTGA
- a CDS encoding PTS fructose transporter subunit EIIC has translation MKELVHILKNTRQHLMTGVSHMIPFVVAGGILLAVSVMLYGKGAVPDALTDPNLKKLFDIGVAGLTLMVPFLAAYIGYSIAERAALAPCAIAAWVGNSFGAGFFGAIIAGILGGIVVWYLKKLPVPKILRSVMPIFIIPIIGTGITAGIMMWGLGEPVGALTSGLTQWLQGMQQGSIVVLAIILGLMLAFDMGGPINKVAYAFMLICVAQGVYTVVAIAAVSICVPPLGLGLATLINRKNFSGEEREAGKAALVMGCVGVTEGAIPFAAADPLRVIPSIMLGSACGAVTAAMMGTQCYAGWGGLIVLPVVEGKPGYIAAVAVGAIVTAISVNVLKSIARKNAKQIKDKDDDLGLDFEIN, from the coding sequence ATGAAAGAGTTGGTGCATATTCTCAAGAACACGCGACAGCATCTGATGACTGGGGTGTCGCACATGATCCCGTTCGTGGTGGCGGGCGGTATCTTACTGGCGGTTTCGGTCATGCTTTACGGCAAAGGGGCAGTACCGGACGCATTAACCGATCCTAATCTGAAAAAACTCTTCGATATCGGCGTGGCGGGTTTAACGCTGATGGTACCTTTCCTTGCCGCCTACATTGGCTATTCCATCGCCGAGCGTGCCGCGCTGGCTCCTTGCGCCATCGCGGCGTGGGTCGGCAATAGCTTCGGGGCGGGTTTCTTTGGGGCAATTATTGCCGGGATCCTCGGCGGAATTGTGGTCTGGTATCTGAAAAAACTGCCGGTACCGAAAATCCTGCGCTCCGTCATGCCTATCTTCATCATTCCAATCATCGGCACAGGTATCACCGCGGGCATCATGATGTGGGGGCTGGGCGAGCCTGTGGGCGCATTGACGTCCGGTTTGACACAGTGGCTGCAGGGAATGCAGCAGGGCAGCATCGTTGTTCTGGCCATCATTCTTGGCCTGATGCTGGCCTTCGATATGGGCGGCCCGATTAACAAAGTGGCTTATGCCTTCATGTTGATTTGCGTTGCTCAGGGTGTCTACACCGTGGTGGCTATCGCGGCGGTAAGTATCTGCGTTCCACCGCTGGGCTTAGGCCTGGCGACGCTGATTAACCGCAAAAACTTTTCTGGCGAAGAGCGTGAAGCGGGTAAAGCGGCGCTGGTAATGGGCTGCGTGGGCGTCACCGAAGGGGCGATTCCCTTTGCCGCCGCTGACCCGCTGCGCGTCATACCATCTATCATGCTGGGCTCTGCGTGCGGAGCAGTAACGGCTGCCATGATGGGCACCCAGTGTTACGCCGGATGGGGGGGGCTCATCGTTCTTCCCGTGGTGGAAGGCAAGCCTGGCTATATCGCGGCAGTTGCCGTGGGGGCGATAGTCACCGCCATCAGCGTAAACGTTCTCAAGAGTATTGCCCGCAAGAATGCCAAACAGATTAAGGACAAAGATGACGACCTGGGTCTGGATTTCGAAATCAACTGA
- the ptsP gene encoding phosphoenolpyruvate--protein phosphotransferase: MALVVEFTCVLPNGVHARPASQIETLCNTFISQMEWYNLRTERKGNAKSALALIGTDTLAGDACRLVIHGEDEQEAHQRLEQWLRDEFPHCDVPLSVAINTELDALPESLLRLNPTLFRGLPVCSGSAQGTLTLLTSLDLNTLTNLPGAKNADEEQAALDNGLNLLVKSIALRALDSDSTASAILEAHRSLATDTSLRQHLLAGVNQGLSCAQATIATANHFCAEFSRSGSSYLQERVLDVRDVCYQLLQHIYGEQRFPAQGQLTQPGICLADDLTPGQFLELDKSLLTGLLLKSGGTTSHTVILARSFNIPTLVGVDSESLLPWRDQLVFVDGNAGAVVVNASDAVARYYRQEARVQQAIREQHSIWLDREARTADGLRIEIAANIAHAVEAQTAFSNGAEGVGLFRTEMLYMDRTSAPGENELYNIFCQALKGANGRSIIVRTMDIGGDKPVDYLNIPPENNPFLGYRAVRIYEEYSTLFTTQLRAILRASAHGSLKIMIPMISSMEEILWVKEKLAEAKQQLRAEHVPFEEKIPLGIMLEVPSVMFIIDQCCEEIDFFSIGSNDLTQYLLAVDRDNTKVTRHYNSLNPAFLRALDYAVQAVHRQGKWIGLCGELGAKGSVLPLLVGLGLDELSMGSPAIPATKARLAQLDGRACRQLLNQAMACRTSLEVEHLLAQFRMNQQDAPLVTPRCISLDNDWNSKEEVMKGMTDNLLLAERCRYPRKLEADLWAREAVFSTGLGFSFAIPHSKSEHIEQSTISVARLNAPVKWGEEEAQFIIMLTLNKHGAGDQHMRIFSRLARRIMHEDFRSALVNASSEEAIVSLLQHELEL, translated from the coding sequence ATGGCTCTGGTTGTGGAATTTACCTGTGTATTGCCCAACGGGGTTCACGCACGCCCTGCAAGTCAAATCGAAACGCTGTGCAATACATTTATCTCGCAAATGGAGTGGTACAACCTGCGTACAGAGCGCAAAGGCAATGCCAAAAGCGCACTTGCGCTGATTGGCACCGATACGCTGGCGGGGGATGCCTGCCGCCTGGTTATCCATGGCGAAGATGAGCAGGAAGCGCACCAACGGCTCGAACAATGGCTACGAGATGAGTTCCCGCACTGTGATGTGCCGCTTAGCGTGGCGATCAATACCGAGCTAGATGCACTGCCGGAATCTCTTCTGCGCCTTAACCCGACGCTGTTCCGCGGCCTGCCGGTGTGCAGCGGTAGCGCGCAGGGCACGCTGACGTTGCTGACCTCACTGGATCTTAACACGCTGACCAATTTACCCGGCGCAAAAAACGCAGACGAAGAGCAGGCAGCGCTGGATAACGGCCTTAACCTGCTGGTCAAAAGTATTGCGCTGCGCGCCCTGGATAGCGACAGCACGGCCAGCGCAATTCTGGAAGCACATCGCTCGCTTGCTACCGATACCTCACTGCGCCAACACCTGCTTGCTGGCGTGAACCAGGGGCTCAGTTGCGCACAAGCCACAATCGCGACGGCAAACCATTTCTGCGCTGAGTTCTCACGTTCAGGCAGTAGTTACCTGCAGGAACGGGTGCTGGACGTGCGCGATGTTTGCTATCAACTGTTGCAGCATATCTATGGAGAACAGCGATTTCCGGCTCAGGGACAGCTCACTCAGCCGGGCATCTGTCTGGCAGATGACCTTACCCCCGGGCAGTTCCTGGAACTCGATAAATCCTTACTCACAGGGCTACTGTTAAAAAGCGGTGGAACGACCTCGCATACCGTTATTCTTGCACGTTCCTTTAATATCCCAACGCTGGTGGGTGTCGATAGTGAAAGCCTTTTGCCATGGCGTGATCAGCTTGTCTTCGTAGATGGCAATGCCGGTGCGGTGGTGGTGAACGCCAGCGACGCGGTAGCACGCTACTACCGGCAGGAAGCGCGGGTTCAGCAGGCGATACGTGAGCAACACAGTATCTGGCTCGACCGTGAGGCCAGAACCGCCGACGGCCTGCGCATTGAAATTGCCGCAAACATTGCTCATGCAGTTGAAGCTCAGACGGCATTTAGCAACGGCGCGGAAGGCGTCGGCTTGTTCCGTACCGAAATGCTTTATATGGATCGTACCAGCGCGCCCGGTGAAAATGAGCTTTACAACATTTTTTGTCAGGCGCTTAAAGGGGCAAACGGGCGCAGCATTATTGTCCGCACCATGGATATCGGTGGGGATAAGCCCGTGGATTATCTGAACATTCCGCCGGAGAATAATCCGTTCCTCGGCTATCGTGCCGTCCGCATTTATGAAGAGTATTCCACCCTTTTCACCACCCAACTGCGGGCGATCCTCCGCGCCTCTGCCCACGGCAGCCTGAAGATCATGATCCCGATGATCTCCTCAATGGAAGAGATCCTGTGGGTAAAAGAAAAACTCGCCGAAGCAAAGCAGCAGCTTCGCGCTGAGCATGTACCGTTTGAGGAAAAGATCCCCCTTGGCATCATGCTCGAAGTGCCATCGGTGATGTTCATCATCGATCAATGCTGTGAAGAGATTGATTTCTTTAGTATCGGCAGCAATGACCTGACGCAGTATCTTTTGGCCGTCGACCGTGACAACACGAAAGTGACGCGCCATTACAACAGCCTGAATCCGGCCTTCCTGCGTGCGCTTGATTACGCGGTGCAGGCCGTGCATCGCCAGGGAAAATGGATTGGTCTGTGCGGTGAGTTGGGCGCAAAAGGCTCGGTATTGCCACTGCTGGTTGGGCTGGGTCTTGATGAGCTGAGTATGGGTTCGCCAGCTATTCCGGCCACCAAAGCACGTCTGGCACAGCTTGATGGCCGCGCCTGCCGTCAGTTGCTCAACCAGGCGATGGCCTGTCGGACATCGCTTGAAGTGGAACATCTTCTCGCACAGTTCCGCATGAATCAGCAGGACGCACCGCTGGTGACGCCACGCTGCATTTCGCTGGATAACGACTGGAACAGTAAAGAAGAGGTCATGAAAGGCATGACCGATAACCTGCTGCTCGCAGAACGTTGCCGCTATCCCCGCAAACTGGAGGCCGATCTGTGGGCGCGTGAAGCCGTGTTCTCCACCGGGCTTGGCTTTAGTTTCGCCATTCCGCACAGCAAATCCGAGCATATTGAGCAGTCCACCATCAGCGTGGCGCGCCTTAACGCGCCGGTCAAGTGGGGTGAGGAAGAAGCCCAGTTCATCATTATGCTCACGTTGAACAAACATGGCGCAGGCGACCAGCACATGCGTATTTTCTCCCGCCTGGCGCGCCGCATCATGCATGAAGATTTCCGCAGCGCGCTGGTCAACGCCAGCTCAGAGGAAGCCATTGTCTCCCTGCTGCAACACGAATTAGAACTTTAA
- the fsa gene encoding fructose-6-phosphate aldolase: MELYLDTANVAEVERLARIFPIAGVTTNPSIVAASRETLRTVLPRLQQAIGPEGTLFAQTMSRDAEGMVAEAKRLSQAITGIVVKIPVTAEGLVAIKMLKTEGITTLGTAVYSAAQGLLAALAGAKYVAPYVNRVDAQGGDGIRMVQELQSLLARHAPASKVLAASFKTPRQALDCLLAGCEAITLPLDVAQQMLSAPAVESAIEKFEQDWKNAFGNLNL, encoded by the coding sequence ATGGAACTGTACCTGGATACCGCCAACGTGGCAGAAGTCGAGCGCCTGGCGCGCATTTTTCCCATTGCGGGAGTCACCACTAACCCGAGCATTGTCGCTGCCAGTCGTGAAACTCTCCGGACGGTGCTGCCGCGTCTGCAACAGGCCATCGGGCCAGAGGGCACGCTGTTCGCCCAGACCATGAGCCGGGACGCCGAAGGCATGGTGGCGGAGGCCAAACGCCTGAGCCAGGCGATTACGGGGATCGTGGTGAAAATCCCGGTGACTGCCGAAGGGCTTGTTGCGATAAAAATGCTCAAAACAGAGGGTATTACCACGCTTGGCACCGCAGTATACAGCGCAGCGCAGGGTCTATTGGCCGCGCTGGCGGGAGCAAAATATGTCGCACCGTATGTAAACCGCGTCGACGCCCAGGGCGGGGACGGTATTCGCATGGTACAAGAGCTGCAATCCCTGCTGGCGCGGCATGCGCCAGCAAGCAAGGTGCTGGCTGCCAGCTTCAAAACACCACGTCAGGCACTGGACTGTCTGCTTGCCGGATGTGAAGCAATAACGCTTCCTTTAGATGTAGCGCAACAAATGCTCAGCGCCCCGGCAGTAGAGTCAGCTATAGAGAAGTTCGAGCAAGACTGGAAAAACGCGTTTGGCAACCTCAACCTCTAA
- the gldA gene encoding bifunctional L-1,2-propanediol dehydrogenase/glycerol dehydrogenase, translating into MDRIIQSPGKYIQGADVLTRLGDYLKPLANRWLVVGDKFVLGFADATLRHSFEKAQLHAEIAPFGGECSQNEIDRLKKLADSADCMAVLGIGGGKTLDTAKALAHFMNVPVAIAPTIASTDAPCSALSVIYTDSGEFDHYLMLPHNPNMVIVDTNVVAGAPARLLAAGIGDALATWFEARACSRSGATTMAGGKCTQAALALAELCYNTLVEEGEKAMLAAEQHVVTPALERIIEANTYLSGVGFESGGLAAAHAIHNGMTAVPDAHHCYHGEKVAFGTLTQLVLENAPIEEIETVAALCHRVGLPITLAQLNIKEDIPTKMRLIAEASCANGETIHNMPGGVSPDQVYAALLVADQYGQRFLQERE; encoded by the coding sequence ATGGACCGTATTATTCAATCGCCCGGAAAATATATTCAGGGCGCGGATGTTCTCACCCGCCTCGGCGATTACCTGAAACCGCTGGCTAATCGCTGGCTGGTGGTGGGCGATAAATTTGTGCTGGGATTTGCAGACGCAACCCTGCGTCACAGCTTCGAAAAGGCGCAACTACATGCCGAAATCGCGCCCTTTGGCGGCGAGTGTTCGCAAAATGAAATCGACAGGTTAAAAAAACTGGCGGACAGCGCCGACTGTATGGCGGTACTGGGCATCGGCGGGGGTAAAACGCTGGATACCGCCAAAGCGCTGGCGCATTTTATGAACGTACCGGTCGCCATTGCACCCACTATCGCCTCTACCGACGCACCGTGCAGCGCCCTTTCCGTCATCTATACCGACAGCGGCGAGTTCGATCACTACCTGATGCTGCCGCACAACCCAAACATGGTCATTGTTGACACCAACGTGGTGGCAGGTGCGCCGGCACGTCTGCTGGCGGCCGGGATTGGCGATGCACTGGCAACCTGGTTTGAAGCGCGCGCCTGCTCCCGAAGCGGGGCCACGACCATGGCTGGCGGCAAGTGTACTCAGGCTGCCCTGGCGCTGGCGGAGCTATGCTACAACACGCTGGTTGAAGAGGGTGAAAAAGCGATGCTGGCAGCGGAGCAGCACGTCGTTACTCCGGCCCTGGAACGCATTATCGAAGCAAATACCTATTTAAGCGGCGTGGGCTTTGAAAGTGGCGGACTGGCGGCAGCACACGCCATTCATAACGGCATGACGGCCGTACCGGATGCGCATCACTGCTATCACGGGGAGAAAGTCGCGTTTGGCACGCTGACGCAGCTGGTACTGGAAAATGCGCCGATTGAAGAAATAGAAACCGTTGCGGCGCTTTGCCATCGCGTCGGCTTGCCAATTACGCTGGCACAGCTAAACATTAAAGAGGATATCCCGACCAAAATGCGTCTGATAGCCGAGGCGTCTTGTGCAAACGGAGAAACTATACACAACATGCCAGGCGGCGTGTCACCGGATCAGGTTTACGCGGCGTTACTGGTTGCTGACCAGTATGGACAGCGGTTCTTGCAGGAGAGGGAATAG